TCAACCACATTTCTCAATTCACGTATATTACCTGTCCAGTTATATTCCCGCAATGCATCCATTGCATCTTTGTCTATATCTTTTTTAGATTGACCATATTCATCTGCAATAATATCGAGATAGTAGTCAACCAGCGAAGGCACATCTTCTCTTCTTTCATTTAAAGATGGAACATGAATGATGATAACTCCCAAACGGTGATACAGATCAAGACGAAAGTTCTTTGCCTCTACTTCTTTCAACAGGTCTTTATTGGTAGCGGCTATTACACGAACATCCACATTAATATCTTTATCTGCGCCCACCCGGGTGATCTTTCCTTCCTGCAAAGCACGCAATACTTTAGCTTGTGCACCGGCACTCATATCTCCCACTTCATCTAAAAACAACGTGCCACCGTTAGCTTGTTCAAATTTTCCGATGCGTTGTTTTATGGCTGATGTAAACGATCCTTTTTCATGCCCGAATAATTCACTTTCTATCAGCTCGCTTGGGATAGCAGCACAGTTCACTTCTACCATCGGTCCTGTATTACGACTGCTTTTTTCATGGATCCATTTTGCCACTAACTCTTTACCTACACCATTCTCACCGGTTATTAAAACACGGGCATCTGTCGGGGCTACTTTTTCAATCGTCTCTTTTATCTTTCTTATACCGGTACTGTCGCCCACCATTTCCTGTACCCTGCTTACTTTGCGTTTTAATACTTTGGCTTCGGTAACCAATGTTTGCTTATCCAATGCATTGCGAAGCGTGATCAGCAAACGATTGAGATCAGGTGGCTTGCTTACGTAATCAAATGCGCCTTTCTTTACCGCTTCTACTGCCGTTTCTATATTACCATGACCGCTGATTATAATAATGGGAACATCAGGGTTGGCGATTTTTGCTTTCTCTAAAAATTCCAAGCCATCCATTTTCGGCATTTTAATATCGCAAAGCACCACATCAAAATTGCCGGAAGAAAACTTTTTCAATCCGTCTTCTCCGTCTGTTGCTTCTTCTATTTTATACCCTTCATAGCTAAGAATTTCTCCTAATGTTTTCCGGATCGAACGCTCATCATCTATAATTAAAATATTCGGCATGCTGTCTTTTTAAATCTTTAACAATTTCTGCTTATGGAATATTATTGATTTCTCTTCTCAATCGTTTCCAAAAATAATCAATTATGTTTAGTAAAACATCTTTCTGTTGCATAGTTATGATATGCCTGGCCTGCAGAAATACTGGCAACACTTCCGCAGGATTGCTTCAAAAACCCGTTGCCGAAGATTCTGTTATCTACAAGCGGATAGAAGACATTCCTTTACCGGAAGGATATTTCAGAAATAATACTGATTCTGCTTCTTTTGCTTTTTGGTTACGGCACATTGAATTAAAAAAAAGCAATACCGTTTATTTGTACAATGGAACTCCAAAAGCTAACCAGGCTGCGCAATTTGCTGTTCTAAACATCAGCGTAGAAAATAAAGACCTGCAGCAATGTGCCGATGCGGTTATGCGGTTAAGAGCTGAATACCTGTTTGCCAATAAAAAATTCGACAGTATTGATTTTACAGATAATGAGAAAACAAATTACCGTTTTACATCTCCTTATACCCGAGAACATTTTATGAAATATCTCGACAATGTTTTTGGCATGTGCGGCTCTGCATCATTATCCAAACAATTAATTAAAAAGAAAATGGAAGATATTCAACCCGGAGATGTTTTAATAAGAGGCGGATTTCCCGGACATGCCGTAATGGTAATGGATGTTGCCATTAGCAGGTCAGGGAAAAAGCTCTATCTGCTGGCTCAAAGCTATATGCCGGCACAGGATATTCATGTACTTAAAAACCCGATGAATAAAGACCTAAGCCCCTGGTACGAGGTGAACAATGATGAGATTATTGAAACACCGGAATATGTTTTTAAGAGAGGTGAATTAAAGACCTGGTAAAATATTTTTCTCCAGACAACAACCCCATTTCAAATTGTATCTTAGTAAGTATAACACCTAAAAACTTACAATTATGAAAAAATTATTGATGGGAGCCGTTGTTTTATTTCTTTTTGCGGTTTCAATATCGATTATTGAAATAAGTTGCCAAAAGAGTGATGCACAACCAGCACCTACCACATCCACCAGAACGGTTTTATTTGCAAAACCTGCAATAAAAAGCATTATTGGAACAGACACAACTTATTTAGGCGCTAATTTATTCGTTTGCAATATTGACGGAAGTAATGCAAGACAAATACCCATATCTCTGCCTTCATCAAGATACATATTAGCCGCAAATTATCTCGGTTATACAGCTTGTTTAACGCCGAATGCAGATAGTGTCGTGTTCAATGCAAGTAGCAGTAATGGGGGTAATGCAGTTTCTATCTATACCTGCGCATTAGATGGAACAGGGCTAAGAGAAATTGTAGTAGGTGTTAATACAGGTTTGCATGATTTCCCTTATTTATGTGATGTTAAATAGAATGTATTCCTGATATTATAAGAAAGCCCGAAAATATTTTTCGGGCTTTCTTTATAACTAAATCTTTATAAATTATTTCTTCGCATACATCACTTCCTTCACCGCTTTCACCGTTTTCTCAACACTTGGAAGATATGCTGCCACTAAATTTGGTGCATAGTGCATTGGTGCATCGGCACTCACCACACGGCGGATTGGAGCATCTAAATAATCAAATCCTTTCATTTGAATTTGATAGGCAATTTCAGAAGATACAGAAGCAAATGGCCATTGTTCTTCCACGATCACCAAACGATTTGTTTTTTTAACGCTTTCCAAAATAGTGAACCAATCCAACGGACGAATAGTAGCCAAATCGATCACTTCCGCTTCAATACCTTCTTTCGCTAATTCTTCTGCTGCATTTAATGCGATCTTCATCATTTTATTGAAGGATACGATCGTTACATCTTTCCCTTCACGTTTTATAAATGCTTTACCGATGGGTAATAAATATTC
The Ferruginibacter albus DNA segment above includes these coding regions:
- a CDS encoding DUF4846 domain-containing protein, whose protein sequence is MFSKTSFCCIVMICLACRNTGNTSAGLLQKPVAEDSVIYKRIEDIPLPEGYFRNNTDSASFAFWLRHIELKKSNTVYLYNGTPKANQAAQFAVLNISVENKDLQQCADAVMRLRAEYLFANKKFDSIDFTDNEKTNYRFTSPYTREHFMKYLDNVFGMCGSASLSKQLIKKKMEDIQPGDVLIRGGFPGHAVMVMDVAISRSGKKLYLLAQSYMPAQDIHVLKNPMNKDLSPWYEVNNDEIIETPEYVFKRGELKTW
- a CDS encoding sigma-54-dependent transcriptional regulator; translated protein: MPNILIIDDERSIRKTLGEILSYEGYKIEEATDGEDGLKKFSSGNFDVVLCDIKMPKMDGLEFLEKAKIANPDVPIIIISGHGNIETAVEAVKKGAFDYVSKPPDLNRLLITLRNALDKQTLVTEAKVLKRKVSRVQEMVGDSTGIRKIKETIEKVAPTDARVLITGENGVGKELVAKWIHEKSSRNTGPMVEVNCAAIPSELIESELFGHEKGSFTSAIKQRIGKFEQANGGTLFLDEVGDMSAGAQAKVLRALQEGKITRVGADKDINVDVRVIAATNKDLLKEVEAKNFRLDLYHRLGVIIIHVPSLNERREDVPSLVDYYLDIIADEYGQSKKDIDKDAMDALREYNWTGNIRELRNVVERLVILSGKTIALSDVETYVAPKK
- a CDS encoding TolB-like translocation protein, which gives rise to MKKLLMGAVVLFLFAVSISIIEISCQKSDAQPAPTTSTRTVLFAKPAIKSIIGTDTTYLGANLFVCNIDGSNARQIPISLPSSRYILAANYLGYTACLTPNADSVVFNASSSNGGNAVSIYTCALDGTGLREIVVGVNTGLHDFPYLCDVK